The Amycolatopsis jiangsuensis nucleotide sequence GGACCGGACAGCAGAACGTGCTGGAGTTCCTCCGGGACGTCGGCAAGTACTTCCCGGTGAACGTGATGCTCAACCGGGAGACGGTGAAGCGCCGGCTCGAATCGGATGGCATGTCCTACACCGAGTTCAGCTACCTGCTTCTGCAGTCGCAGGACTACCTGCAGCTCTACCGCCAGTACGGCTGCAAGCTGCAGGTCGGCGGCTCGGACCAGTGGGGCAACCTGGTCGGCGGGGTCGACCTGATCCGCCGGGTGGAGAGCGGCACCGCGCATGCGCTGACCGCGCCGCTGGTCACCGACGCGGAGGGCCGAAAGTTCGGCAAGTCGACCGGTGGCGGGAACTTGTGGCTCGATCCCGAGATGACCTCGCCGTACGCCTGGTACCAGTACTTCGTGAACGTCGGCGACGCCGACGTGCTCCGCTACCTGCGGATGTTCAGCTTCCTCGGCCAGGAGGAGATCCAGGCGCTGGCCGAGGACACCGAGCAGCGCCCGCACCTGCGTTCCGCACAGAAGCGGCTCGCGGAGGAGTTCACGAACCTCGTGCACGGCGAGGAGCAGACCCGGCAGGTCATCGCGGCCAGCCAGGCCCTCTTCGGCGGGGGTGAGCTGGGCGCGCTGGACGAGCGCACGCTCGACGCGGCGATGGCCGAGGTGCCGACCGGCAAGGTCGAGCCGACCGGGGACGCGACCATCGTCGACCTGCTGCTCGCCGGGGGCCTGGTGGACAGCAAGGGCGCCGCCCGGCGCACGGTGAAGGAGGGCGGCGCGTACGTGAACAACGTGAAGGTCGGCGACGAGGAGTGGAAGCCGACCGCTTCCGACGCACTCCACGGGCGCTGGCTCGTGGTGCGCAAGGGCAAGCGCAACGTGGCCGGCGTCCGGCTCGGTGGCTGACTACTCCGGCCGCCCGGAACAGAGCCCCTGAACTGCGGAAACGCGGTTAAGGTACCCCCCTGTTTCGGGTGGTTGGGGGGCGTGTAAAGTTTCTCGAGTCGCCAGGGAGACCGGGTGGCTGCAGGGACACGAACCAAGCTCTCGCCCTGAGGGTGATTGAGTGGGTGTTCCGTTGATAACTTGCTAGAGATGACTGCTTCGGTGGAGTTCGGGCTCTTGTGGGGTTCGGGTTGTGTCGGGGTGTGTTGCTTGAGAACTCAACAGTGTGCTAGTGAACTAAGCCAGTAGAGCTTTTTGTATGGACCCCTCCTCGTGGGGTTTTTCTTTGAGGTATTTTGATTGAGTAGTCTCGATCAGACTCGGATGCATTGTTGGAGAGTTTGATCCTGGCTCAGGACGAACGCTGGCGGCGTGCTTAACACATGCAAGTCGAACGCTGAAGCCACTTCGGTGGTGGATGAGTGGCGAACGGGTGAGTAACACGTGGGTAATCTGCCTTGTACTCTGGGATAAGCCTGGGAAACTGGGTCTAATACCGGATATGACCTGTCACCGCATGGTGGTGGGTGGAAAGTTTCGGCGGTATGGGATGAACCCGCGGCCTATCAGCTTGTTGGTGGGGTGATGGCCTACCAAGGCGACGACGGGTAGCCGGCCTGAGAGGGTGACCGGCCACACTGGGACTGAGACACGGCCCAGACTCCTACGGGAGGCAGCAGTGGGGAATATTGCACAATGGGCGGAAGCCTGATGCAGCGACGCCGCGTGAGGGATGACGGCCTTCGGGTTGTAAACCTCTTTCGCCAGGGACGAAGGGTGACTGACGGTACCTGGATAAGAAGCACCGGCTAACTACGTGCCAGCAGCCGCGGTAATACGTAGGGTGCGAGCGTTGTCCGGAATTATTGGGCGTAAAGAGCTCGTAGGCGGTTTGTCGCGTCGGCCGTGAAATCTGGAGGCTTAACCTTCAGCGTGCGGTCGATACGGGCAGACTTGAGTTCGGTAGGGGAGACTGGAATTCCTGGTGTAGCGGTGAAATGCGCAGATATCAGGAGGAACACCGGTGGCGAAGGCGGGTCTCTGGGCCGATACTGACGCTGAGGAGCGAAAGCGTGGGGAGCGAACAGGATTAGATACCCTGGTAGTCCACGCTGTAAACGTTGGGCGCTAGGTGTGGGCGACATCCACGTTGTCCGTGCCGTAGCTAACGCATTAAGCGCCCCGCCTGGGGAGTACGGCCGCAAGGCTAAAACTCAAAGGAATTGACGGGGGCCCGCACAAGCGGCGGAGCATGTGGATTAATTCGATGCAACGCGAAGAACCTTACCTGGGCTTGACATGCGCCAGACAGCTGCAGAGATGTGGTTTCCCTTGTGGTTGGTGTACAGGTGGTGCATGGCTGTCGTCAGCTCGTGTCGTGAGATGTTGGGTTAAGTCCCGCAACGAGCGCAACCCTTATCCTATGTTGCCAGCGCGTGATGGCGGGGACTCGTGGGAGACTGCCGGGGTCAACTCGGAGGAAGGTGGGGATGACGTCAAGTCATCATGCCCCTTATGTCCAGGGCTTCACACATGCTACAATGGCTGGTACAGAGGGTTGCGATATCGTGAGGTGGAGCGAATCCCTTAAAGCCGGTCTCAGTTCGGATCGCAGTCTGCAACTCGACTGCGTGAAGTCGGAGTCGCTAGTAATCGCAGATCAGCAACGCTGCGGTGAATACGTTCCCGGGCCTTGTACACACCGCCCGTCACGTCATGAAAGTCGGTAACACCCGAAGCCCATGGCCCAACCCGTAAGGGGGGGAGTGGTCGAAGGTGGGACTGGCGATTGGGACGAAGTCGTAACAAGGTAGCCGTACCGGAAGGTGCGGCTGGATCACCTCCTTTCTAAGGAGCACAACACATCCACGTTCCCCGGGATACCCGGATCACGGGCGTGGGGTGGCTCAGGCTGAGGGACCGATTGTGTTTCTGTCTGGGTTGCTCAAGGAATTGTGGAACTACTGGTTATCGCCGGTCGCGGTGAGCGAAGTCCGTGTGAGTACTGACCTTTCGGGGTCGTGGAAAGCGGTGACGGAGCTCGGGTGGCTGGTTGTTCACTCAGCACGCTGTTGGGTCCTGAGGCAACACACTGTTGTTTCTGGTGTGGTGTTTGAGAACTGTAGAGTGGATGCGAGCATCTTTGTGGTCAAGTTGTTAAGGGCACATGGTGGATGTCTTGGCTTCAGGAGCCGATGAAGGACGTGGGAGGCTGCGATATGCCTCGGGGAGCTGTCAACCGAGCTGTGATCCGAGGATTTCCGAATGGGGAAACCCGGCACCAGTGATGTGGTGTCACCCGCATCTGAATATATAGGGTGTGTGGAGGGAACGCGGGGAAGTGAAACATCTCAGTACCCGTAGGAAGAGAAAACAAAATGTGATTCCGTGAGTAGTGGCGAGCGAAAGCGGATGAGGCTAAACCGTTTGCATGTGATACCTGTCAGGGGTTGTGTGGGCGGTGTTGTGGGACCCACCTTGGAGAGACTGACATTTCTCCGGATGTACGCGATGGTTAGTGGAACGCTTTGGGATGGGCGGCCGGAGTGGGTGAGAGCCCCGTACGCGAAAGCTGTCGTTGTAGGTCTTGGTGGTGTTCCCGAGTAGCAGCGAGCTCGTGGAATTTGCTGTGAATCTGCCGGGACCACCCGGTAAGCCTAAATACTTCCTGGAGACCGATAGCGGACGAGTACCGTGAGGGAAAGATGAAAAGTACCCCGGGAGGGGAGTGAAAGAGTACCTGAAACCGTGTGCCTACAAGCCGTCAGAGCCTGAGTTCCCCTTTGGGGATGGGGTGATGGCGTGCCTTTTGAAGAATGAGCCTGCGAGTTAGTGCTGCGTGGCGAGGTTAACCCGGGTGGGGTAGCCGTAGCGAAAGCGAGTCCGAAGAGGGCGTGTGAGTCGCGTGGTCTAGACCCGAAGCGGAGTGATCTACCCATGGCCAGGCTGAAGCGCGGGTAAGACCGTGTGGAGGGCCGAACCCACTTAGGTTGAAAACTGAGGGGATGAGCTGTGGGTAGGGGTGAAAGGCCAATCAAACTCCGTGATAGCTGGTTCTCCCCGAAATGCATTTAGGTGCAGCGTCGCATGTTTCACTACGGGGGTAGAGCTACTGGATGGTCTAGGGGCCTTACCGGGTTACCGAAATCAACCAAACTCCGAATACCGTGGTGTGAGAGTGTGGCAGTGAGACGGCGGGGGATAAGCTTCGTCGTCGAGAGGGAAACAGCCCAGAACACCAGCTAAGGCCCCTAAGTGTGTGCTCAGTGGGAAAGGATGTGGGATTGCCCAGACAACCAGGAGGTTGGCTTAGAAGCAGCCATCCTTGAAAGAGTGCGTAATAGCTCACTGGTCAAGTGGTCCTGCGCCGACAATGTAGCGGGGCTTAAGCACACCGCCGAAGCTGTGTCACTCACACAATACATCGGCTCAGCCTTTCGGGGTTGTGTCTAGTGGTGTGGGTGGGTAGGGGAGCGTCCTGCATCCGGTGAAGCTGCCGCGGAAGCGAGTGGTGGAGGGTGTGGGAGTGAGAATGCAGGCATGAGTAGCGAATGCAGAGTGAGAAACTCTGCCGCCGGATGACCAAGGGTTCCTGGGCCAGGCTAATCCGCCCAGGGTAAGTCGGGACCTAAGGCGAGGCCGACAGGCGTAGTCGATGGACAACGGGTTGATATTCCCGTACCCGAGCATGTGCGCCCATGGCGAGGCGGTTGATACTAACCACCCGAAGCGCATCTTCGTCGTCTTCGGACGGGGTGGGTGTTGTGGAGCGTGGGATCTGATTCCGTAGTAGTCAAGCGATGGGGTGACGCAGGAAGGTAGCTCCGCCAGTGAGTGGTTGTACTGGTGTAAGCGTGTAGGCCGAGTGGTAGGCAAATCCGCCGCTCAACAGGCTGAGACGTGATGCGTAGCCGTTTGAGGTGAAGTGGGTGATCCTATGCTGTCGAGAAAAGCCTCTAGTGAGTGCATGCACGGCCCGTACCCCAAACCAACACAGGTGGTCAGGTAGAGAATACTGAGGCGATCGGGTGAACTGTGGTTAAGGAACTCGGCAAAATGCCCCCGTAACTTCGGGAGAAGGGGGGCCACACGCCTTGATGCCCCATGCGGGTTCAGGGGTGGGTGGCCGCAGAGACCAGCGGAAAGCGACTGTTTACTAAAAACACAGGTCCATGCGAAGTCGCAAGACGATGTATATGGACTGACGCCTGCCCGGTGCTGGAACGTTAAGAGGACCGGTTAACCTCCCTTTGGGGGGTGAAGCTGAGAATTTAAGCGCCAGTAAACGGCGGTGGTAACTATAACCATCCTAAGGTAGCGAAATTCCTTGTCGGGTAAGTTCCGACCTGCACGAATGGCGTAACGACTTTCCGGCTGTCTCGACCACAGGCCCGGCGAAATTGCATTACGAGTAAAGATGCTCGTTACGCGCGGCAGGACGGAAAGACCCCGGGACCTTTACTATAGTTTGGTATTGGTTTTCGGTTCGGCTTGTGTAGGATAGGTGGGAGACTGTGAAGCCGTCACGCTAGTGGTGGTGGAGTCGTTGTTGAAATACCACTCTGGTCGGATTGGGAATCTGAACCTACGCCCATGATCTGGGTGAGGGACAGTGCCTGATGGGTAGTTTAACTGGGGCGGTTGCCTCCTAAAGGGTAACGGAGGCGCCCAAAGGTTCCCTCAGCCTGGTTGGCAATCAGGTGTTGAGTGCAAGTGCACAAGGGGGCTTGACTGTGAGACTGACAGGTCGAGCAGGGACGAAAGTCGGGACTAGTGATCCGGCACCTCCTGGTGGAAGGGGTGTCGCTCAACGGATAAAAGGTACCCCGGGGATAACAGGCTGATCTTGCCCAAGAGTCCATATCGACGGCATGGTTTGGCACCTCGATGTCGGCTCGTCGCATCCTGGGGCCGGAGTAGGTCCCAAGGGTTGGGCTGTTCGCCCATTAAAGCGGCACGCGAGCTGGGTTTAGAACGTCGTGAGACAGTTCGGTCCCTATCCGCCGCGCGCGTAGGATACTTGAGGAAGGCTGTCCCTAGTACGAGAGGACCGGGACGGACGGACCTCTGGTGTGCCAGTTGTCACGCCAGTGGCATGGCTGGTTGGCTATGTTCGGAAGGGATAACCGCTGAAGGCATCTAAGCGGGAAGCCTGTTCCAAGATGAGGTATCCCACCCTTTGTGGGTTAAGGCCCCCAAGAGACGATTGGGTTGATAGGCCAGATATGGAAGCACAGTAATGTGTTGTCGAGTTGACTGGTACTAATAGGCCGAGGACTTGCCCACGAAGAGGCTACGCATCCACTCTACGGTTCTGAAACACCACACCACCACCCACGCTCCCCGGGGCGTGGTGGGTGTGTGTTGTTTCGGAGTGTTTCGGTGGTTACAGCGTCAGGGAAACGCCCGGTCCCATTCCGAACCCGGAAGCTAAGCCTGACAGCGCCGATGGTACTGCAACCGAAGGGTTGTGGGAGAGTAGGACACCGCCGAACCCAACATGAAGTAGCAGGGGCCCCGGTCCGAGAACCCAACACAACGGGTTCTCCCGGGGCCCCTCCTGCTATCCACACCTTCTCCAGACGGCCCGACGTCGGCCTGCGCCGAACGGCCCCGTAGGATGGAGAGCCGGTCCTATAGCGGACCGCCCGTGAGAATTCAAGAGTTTTCGATGGCAGGAGGCCAGGTGTCGGAGTTCGGTCGACGGGACTCAGCGGATGATGGGTCCGGACGGTCGGCTCGCCGCGACCAGGACTCCCGCGGCAGCCGGTCCGACGCGCCCCGGGGAGACCGGCGCGGCGCGAAACAGGACCGCGGCGGACGCGACAGCAGTCACCAGGGACGGCCACGGCGGGATGACCGGGGTGCCCGTGGCGCCGGCGGCTACGCCGGCCGTCCCGGCCGCGGCGACGGCCCCCGGGACAACCGCGGTTACGCCGGTAAACGCGACGACGACCGCCGCGGCAACGACTACCGCTCCAGCGGGCGACCGCAGGGCAAATCCGCCTACGGCGATCGCTCCACACGCCGCTGGGAAGACCGTCCGAACTCGCGCGACAATGACCGTGGCGACCGTCGCGACCGGCCGAACTTCCGCGACGATGACCGTCGCGGTGGTGCCACCCGACGTGATGGCGGCTCCCGCGGCGACGACCGACGGGACTATCGCGGTGACGCCCGCGGCACCGGGGACCGTGACTCCCGTGGTTTCCGCGGCTCCGGCGGGTTCCGCGACCAGCGGAATGACCGCGGGGGCAACGATTTTCGTGGCGGCCGGCGGGACGACCGCGCGGGCAGCGGGTACCGCGGGAGCAACGGGTTCAGCGACGATCGGCGGAATGACCGTGGTCCGAACGATTCCCGTGGCGATCGGCGGGACGACCGTGGGGGCGACGGGTTCCGCCAGGGGCAGCGTGATGATCGTGCGTCCCGTGGATTCAATGGTGGTCGCGGCGACGACCGGGGACCGGGTGGGTTTCGCGGGGAGCGGCGTGACGATCGAGGATCGGGCCGGTTCCGTGACCAGCAGGGTGATCGCGGGCCCGGTGGTGCCCGTGGCGATCGGCGGGACGACCGCGGGGGCGGTGGGTTCCGCCAGGACCGGCGTGATGACCGTGGCTTCGGTGGCGACCGCCGAGAAGACCGTGGATCCCGAGATTTCCGCGGCTCCGGCGGGTACCGCGGGGATCGCCGGGACGATCGTGGCTCCGGTGGGTTCCGCGACCGGCAGGACGATCGCGGGCCCGGCGGGTACCGCGGGGAGCGTTCCGGGTCCGGTGGGGGTGGCTTCCGTTCCGGGAATCGGGACGACCGTGGATTCCGCAAGGATGACCGTCGGCCGTCAAGGGATCGCGACAGCGGTGCGCGGCCGGACCGTGGATTCCGCAAGGACGAAAGTGGTTTCCGGAAGGACCGAGCCGGTGGTGGCTTCCGCGGTGAGCGAAGCGACGGCGGATTCCGCGACCGGCAGGACGACCGCGGTGGTTCGGGCGACCGGCGGGACCGCGGGGACGGATTCCGGGATCGGCCGGGTTCCGGTCGTGGATTCCGGGACCAGGAACAGGGTCAGCGCCGGGATCGGCAGGACGACCGTGGTGGGTTCCGCGAGGACAGCCGTACCGGCAGTGGATTCCGGAATGAGAGCGACGTTCGCGACGAACGTGCGGCCCAGGACGACGGTGCCCGGCTTGACGCAGGAGCGGGCGAGGCCGCTCAACGCGGCGAGTCGGCCGACCGGGCAGTGCAGCCGAGCGGCGCGACACCGGTAGACGACGCGGAAAGCGCCACGCGCGAAGGCGAAACGGCCGCAGCTGCAGGCCACGGCCAGGACCGCGACAACCGCGATGACAGGGCCGACGTCAGCAGCGACGACCGACGTGTGGACGAGAACCGCGACGACGAGAACGGTGGCGACCAGGGCGGTTTCGGCCAGGGCCGTGGGGACCGGGGTGGTGACGAACGGGGCCGTGGCGAACGGGACCGTGACGGCCAGGACCTTGACGACCGGGACCGTGGCGAACGGGACCGTGACGGCCAGGACCTTGACGACCGGGACCGTGGCGAACGGGACCGTGACGGCCAGGACCTTGACGACCGGGACCGTGACGACCGGGACCTTGACGACCGGGACCGTGACGGCCAGGACCTTGACGACCGGGACCGTGACGAGCAGGGCCGTAACGAGCAGGGCCGCGATGACCGAGGCCGTGACGAGCGGGACCAGCATGACCGGGGCGGTGACGAGCAGGGCAGTGCCGACAGCGACCGTGCCGACAGCGACCGTGCCGACCGGGGCCGTTACGGGCAGGGCCGTGACGAACGGGATCGCGGCGAGCAGGGCCGTGATGAGCAGGGCCGCGATGACCGAGGCCGTGACGTTCGGAGCAGTGCCGACCGAGGCCGTGACGAGCGGGGCCGTGACGACCGAGGCCGCGACGACCGAGGCCGTGACCGCGAGAGCCGCGACGGCCAGGGCCGCGACGACCGAGGTCGTGGCGGCCGGGGTCGCGACGATGCTCGTGGACGGCGGGAGGATCGTGCGCCGCGGGATGGGCGTGGGGCTCGGGAGAGCCGTGCAGCCGGGCGTGGGCCGGGGGAGCGTCGGGGCTCGCGGGACGGGATGGACGACGCGGCTTTGGCGCGGGAGCTGCTCTCTGCTCCGGAGCTGCCCGAGGACGTCGAGTTCTCCGATCTCGACGAGGAGGTCCGGCGGGAGCTGCGGACGTTGCCGAAGGCTCTGGCCGAGACCGTCGGGAAGCACCTCGCGGCCGCGGGCGGGCTCGTCGACAGCGATACCGAGGCCGCGCTCGAGCATGCCAGGTATGCCAAGACGAAGGCGTCGCGCGTGCCGATCGTGCGGGAGGCCCTGGGACTCGTCGCCTACCACGCGGGGAACTGGCAGGAGGCGCTGTCGGAGCTTCGCGCCGTGCGGCGGATGACCCGCAGCGACGAGCACATCGCGGTGATCGCCGACGCCGAACGCGCTCTCGGACGGCCGGAGCGGGCGCTCGACCTGGCCAAGGAGACCGACAAGGAACGGCTCACCAAGGCCACCCGCGTCGAGCTGGCGATCGTCGCGGCCGGTGCGCGGCGGGACCTCGGGCAGCTGGATGCTGCCGTCGTGTCGCTGCAGGGGCCGGACCTCGACCCGAAGCGGCGTGACCCGTGGAGTCCGCGGCTGTTCTACGCGTACGCGGACAACCTCCAGGCGGCGGGACGCGCCGAAGAAGCTGTGCGCTGGTTCCTCAACGCTGCCGAAG carries:
- the tyrS gene encoding tyrosine--tRNA ligase, which translates into the protein MSEHILDELSWRGLIAQSTDIDALRRELGQGPLTLYCGFDPTAPSLHAGNLVPLLMLKRFQRAGHRPIVLAGGATGMIGDPRDTGERSLNTLDVVSEWAGRIRGQLERFVDFDDSPTGAIVENNLNWTGQQNVLEFLRDVGKYFPVNVMLNRETVKRRLESDGMSYTEFSYLLLQSQDYLQLYRQYGCKLQVGGSDQWGNLVGGVDLIRRVESGTAHALTAPLVTDAEGRKFGKSTGGGNLWLDPEMTSPYAWYQYFVNVGDADVLRYLRMFSFLGQEEIQALAEDTEQRPHLRSAQKRLAEEFTNLVHGEEQTRQVIAASQALFGGGELGALDERTLDAAMAEVPTGKVEPTGDATIVDLLLAGGLVDSKGAARRTVKEGGAYVNNVKVGDEEWKPTASDALHGRWLVVRKGKRNVAGVRLGG
- a CDS encoding tetratricopeptide repeat protein — translated: MPIVREALGLVAYHAGNWQEALSELRAVRRMTRSDEHIAVIADAERALGRPERALDLAKETDKERLTKATRVELAIVAAGARRDLGQLDAAVVSLQGPDLDPKRRDPWSPRLFYAYADNLQAAGRAEEAVRWFLNAAEADAEGETDAAERASELADE